One Candidatus Hydrogenedentota bacterium DNA segment encodes these proteins:
- a CDS encoding glycerophosphodiester phosphodiesterase family protein encodes MSKQGIRNWRLAAGLALFGMCVQAMAANTPPPSANTDALAHPNARPRGPGKIVIAHRGASGYLPEHTLAAYAMAYALGSDYIEQDLVFTKDGQFICLHDIELDATTNVEEVFPERKRENGKYYAADFTLAEIRQLRVESRMPSRFEPRLDGFRVATFVEAIELIQALNASTGRGVGLYPELKQPAWHREQGLPMEAAFMEIVTRYGYKGPDARIYVQCAEAASLKQMRTELGSKLPQVLLIGGKNPDMPLLQAEGLAEIASYAQGIGPARTLLEQRPEIVSLAHSAGLLVHPYTFFKELVASKYPSFDYELRHYYFVYDVDGLFTDFPDAAYEALCAGKP; translated from the coding sequence ATGAGCAAACAGGGTATCAGAAACTGGCGGCTGGCGGCGGGACTGGCGCTGTTTGGCATGTGCGTGCAGGCCATGGCAGCGAACACGCCGCCGCCATCGGCGAACACTGACGCCTTGGCCCATCCGAACGCCCGCCCGCGAGGCCCGGGCAAGATCGTCATCGCCCATCGCGGCGCCAGCGGGTATCTCCCCGAACACACTTTGGCTGCTTACGCCATGGCCTACGCGTTGGGCTCGGATTACATCGAACAGGACCTCGTGTTCACGAAAGACGGCCAGTTCATCTGCCTGCACGATATCGAACTTGACGCGACCACCAATGTCGAAGAGGTGTTCCCCGAGAGAAAACGCGAGAACGGCAAGTACTACGCAGCGGACTTCACCCTCGCGGAGATCCGGCAGTTGCGGGTGGAATCCAGAATGCCCAGCCGGTTTGAGCCGCGGCTGGACGGGTTTCGCGTGGCAACGTTTGTCGAGGCCATCGAGTTGATCCAGGCGCTGAACGCCTCGACAGGCCGCGGTGTCGGGCTCTATCCCGAATTGAAACAGCCGGCCTGGCACCGCGAGCAGGGATTGCCCATGGAAGCCGCGTTCATGGAAATCGTGACGCGGTACGGGTACAAGGGACCGGATGCGCGCATCTACGTGCAGTGTGCGGAGGCCGCATCCCTCAAACAGATGCGCACCGAACTCGGCTCGAAGCTCCCGCAGGTGCTCCTGATCGGAGGGAAAAATCCCGATATGCCCCTGCTCCAGGCCGAAGGGTTGGCGGAAATAGCTTCCTACGCGCAGGGCATCGGACCGGCACGCACGCTGCTCGAACAGCGCCCGGAGATCGTGTCCCTCGCCCATAGCGCAGGGCTCCTCGTCCATCCCTACACATTCTTCAAGGAACTGGTGGCCTCGAAGTATCCTTCGTTCGATTACGAGTTGCGCCACTACTATTTTGTGTACGACGTGGACGGCCTGTTTACCGACTTCCCGGACGCGGCTTACGAAGCGCTGTGCGCCGGCAAACCGTAA
- a CDS encoding beta-galactosidase — protein MRFTKTIPHILTVFLLAFAGSLDAAALSMEGTAAIETFDSEGALATLEPKDAACRIVDAPGGAGSALEATFQAVKRPVIALRGPEAGWDFATAAGVAIRVENPGDAPVTMEITAFGKTAGGKPRTIDGKAIIGAGQSDWLRVYFSNDGRGPYWGMHGIPVIGPVSRTMPGMAAETRLTTASSVTVAVREPGKEVRLLLDDFVTFEEDSPVAFLVPMPFVDKFGQYIQAEWPGKIHSEADLRARHEKELAALEAAPVVAGQDALGGWADGPQLEATGWFRTEKRDGKWWLVTPEGHLFLSWGVNCIYPGDMTFITGRKSWFEWLPEKDGPFSEFLGSHRALMLADAIGGEGQTVRFYAMNQKRTFGDAWEQEFRSLAFKRLRAWGFNTIANWSMREALEESTMPFTVTTGSGGGRVLEASSGYWGKMMDVFDPEFPVRVDGNVRRDAAPFAANPLVVGYFVDNEMSWVAIASSTLSCPPEQPARVVFIDRLKAKYETVEALNAAWGIAAESWDAVRLPQKETSASKADAEEFEYAFAHHYFQTIAEAIDKYAPNQLYLGCRFTPVYCPKPVLQACADVVDVVSINFYLPQVPPAILSDIDKPVVIGEFHFGALDRGMFHTGLCAAANQDERGKLYGQYVRSVAEHPNFVGCHWFKYTDQPLTGRSLDGENYSIGLVTGVDVPHETFLKYVKDAHTGIYAHRQNH, from the coding sequence ATGCGATTCACCAAGACGATACCACACATTCTGACGGTATTCCTGCTGGCGTTTGCCGGAAGTCTAGACGCCGCTGCCTTATCCATGGAAGGCACGGCTGCTATCGAGACATTCGACTCCGAGGGCGCGCTGGCTACGCTCGAGCCCAAGGACGCGGCTTGCCGGATTGTAGACGCTCCCGGCGGCGCGGGCAGCGCCTTGGAAGCCACATTTCAGGCCGTCAAACGGCCGGTAATCGCATTGCGCGGTCCCGAAGCCGGTTGGGACTTCGCCACCGCGGCGGGCGTGGCGATTCGTGTCGAGAACCCGGGCGATGCGCCGGTTACCATGGAGATCACGGCGTTTGGAAAGACCGCCGGCGGCAAACCGCGTACCATCGACGGAAAAGCAATCATCGGAGCCGGCCAAAGCGACTGGCTCCGCGTCTACTTCAGCAACGATGGCCGGGGTCCCTACTGGGGAATGCACGGAATCCCCGTAATTGGCCCCGTCTCGCGCACGATGCCCGGCATGGCCGCCGAGACCCGGCTTACAACCGCATCCAGTGTTACGGTGGCCGTTCGCGAGCCAGGAAAAGAGGTGCGGCTGTTGCTCGATGATTTCGTCACGTTTGAGGAAGACAGTCCCGTTGCGTTTCTCGTTCCCATGCCTTTCGTGGATAAGTTCGGGCAATACATCCAGGCCGAGTGGCCCGGGAAAATCCATAGCGAGGCCGATTTACGGGCCCGGCATGAAAAGGAGCTGGCGGCGTTGGAAGCCGCGCCTGTTGTGGCGGGTCAGGACGCGCTTGGCGGGTGGGCCGACGGACCCCAACTTGAGGCCACGGGCTGGTTCCGTACCGAGAAACGCGACGGAAAATGGTGGCTGGTGACCCCCGAGGGCCATCTGTTCCTGTCGTGGGGAGTCAATTGCATCTACCCGGGCGACATGACGTTTATAACAGGCCGCAAGAGCTGGTTCGAGTGGCTTCCCGAAAAAGACGGCCCCTTCAGCGAGTTCCTCGGAAGCCATCGCGCCTTGATGCTGGCCGATGCCATCGGCGGCGAAGGGCAGACCGTGCGCTTCTATGCCATGAACCAGAAACGCACGTTCGGCGACGCGTGGGAACAGGAATTCCGCTCGCTGGCATTCAAACGGCTCCGGGCCTGGGGGTTCAACACCATCGCAAACTGGTCGATGCGGGAAGCGCTCGAAGAGAGCACCATGCCCTTTACCGTTACCACGGGCTCGGGTGGCGGCCGCGTGCTCGAGGCAAGCTCCGGATACTGGGGAAAGATGATGGACGTGTTCGATCCCGAGTTCCCGGTCCGTGTTGACGGGAACGTGCGGCGCGATGCCGCGCCCTTTGCCGCCAACCCGCTCGTGGTAGGCTACTTTGTCGACAACGAGATGTCGTGGGTGGCCATTGCATCCTCGACCCTCAGCTGCCCACCTGAGCAGCCCGCGCGCGTGGTCTTCATCGACCGGCTTAAAGCGAAATACGAAACCGTCGAAGCGCTGAATGCCGCGTGGGGCATTGCAGCCGAATCGTGGGACGCCGTGCGTCTTCCGCAGAAGGAAACCAGCGCCAGTAAGGCCGATGCGGAAGAATTCGAGTATGCCTTCGCGCACCACTATTTCCAGACGATCGCCGAAGCCATCGACAAGTACGCCCCTAACCAGCTTTACCTGGGTTGCCGGTTCACGCCGGTGTATTGTCCGAAACCCGTGTTGCAGGCGTGTGCTGACGTGGTGGATGTCGTGAGCATCAACTTCTACCTTCCCCAGGTGCCGCCGGCTATCTTGAGCGACATCGATAAACCTGTTGTGATCGGCGAGTTCCATTTCGGCGCTCTCGACCGGGGCATGTTTCACACGGGCCTCTGCGCCGCGGCTAACCAGGACGAACGCGGCAAACTCTATGGCCAATACGTGAGAAGTGTCGCCGAGCATCCCAATTTCGTGGGATGCCATTGGTTCAAGTACACCGACCAGCCGCTTACAGGAAGATCCCTCGACGGCGAAAACTACAGTATCGGACTCGTCACCGGCGTGGACGTGCCCCACGAGACCTTCCTCAAGTACGTCAAAGATGCTCACACCGGAATCTACGCCCACAGACAAAACCATTAA
- a CDS encoding adenylate/guanylate cyclase domain-containing protein, which produces MLYAHKNVGRALCVSQECENECEPARPTYAAFHHVSTLSCHPESRLGDGDPAALGAKCIVTAMFCDIRGFSKIAEDFPPDALVSLLNEHFEAMTETLFDHHGALDKCFGDEMMAVFCGMETKEADAACCVRAALAMQQRNRELNTIRRKKKQPTFGLGIGINTGVVIAGYVGSPLLREFTVVGDTVNTARRLCSIAMPGQILVEEATYEMVASEVQAIAMGPVVLRGKSRTVHPYQVTGSLQEKMLICR; this is translated from the coding sequence ATGCTGTATGCGCATAAAAACGTGGGCAGAGCGTTGTGCGTATCGCAGGAATGCGAGAACGAGTGCGAGCCTGCCCGGCCAACGTACGCAGCGTTTCACCACGTCTCCACGTTGTCCTGCCATCCGGAGTCGCGGTTGGGCGACGGCGATCCGGCTGCGCTGGGCGCCAAGTGCATCGTGACGGCGATGTTCTGCGACATCCGGGGTTTCTCGAAGATAGCGGAGGATTTTCCGCCCGATGCCCTGGTAAGCCTGTTGAACGAGCATTTCGAGGCGATGACGGAAACTCTGTTCGACCATCACGGGGCGTTGGATAAGTGCTTCGGCGACGAGATGATGGCGGTCTTTTGCGGCATGGAGACCAAGGAGGCCGATGCGGCGTGTTGTGTCCGCGCTGCGCTGGCCATGCAGCAGAGGAACCGCGAACTCAACACGATTAGGAGGAAGAAGAAGCAGCCGACCTTTGGGCTCGGCATTGGGATAAACACGGGCGTAGTGATTGCGGGCTATGTGGGGTCTCCGCTTCTTCGCGAGTTCACCGTGGTTGGCGATACAGTCAATACGGCGCGGCGGCTGTGTTCGATCGCCATGCCCGGCCAGATCCTTGTGGAAGAGGCTACCTATGAAATGGTGGCATCGGAGGTTCAGGCCATCGCGATGGGTCCTGTGGTGTTAAGAGGCAAATCGAGGACCGTGCATCCTTACCAAGTTACGGGGTCGTTGCAGGAAAAAATGCTCATATGCCGTTAA